From the Candida dubliniensis CD36 chromosome 2, complete sequence genome, the window AACTCTCATCAATTGGATGACAACGAAAACGTGTTGTACTCCATGtcagatgaagatgatgattatcAGCACCATTTCCATCAAGACAGCGATGAGGACGAATTGCCCAAATCATTCAACTCGGCCcacttttcaatttctgaAGACAGGTTTATGAAAGATCATGATTTGAAAGTAAAGGCTTTTGAGGCGTTGCATAACAATAGcagtaataataacaataatagtCAAACCCAAACTTTTTCACCTCAGTCTCCTAAACTAACTAcaattagaagaagatcATCTATTATTGACATGCCACAAAGAGTAAACAACTTTAATCCAACCAGCCCCCAAAACAAGTTTGGTCAAAATTTTGCTACTGATCCCAATGCCTTGCCAGAGGAATACCCTTCAGATGAGCTAATTGAGTTTTACCAAAATGTGAAAAAATGCTTAGACTTTAGACACAAGTATTTAGATTTATCGTTACAAACACCAGAACTGTCTAATCCCAAAAACCAGCCAGATTGGAAAATCTATCCGCCACCTCCAAAACCTACATATAAATCTAAAAATAGATTCAATCAAATTCCTAGAGAATCCGACGATGACGAAGAAGAGGAATTCGACTTTAATAAGTGTGAAATTCCAAATATCATAGATAGCCCTTATTATTTTGGCCTTGATGACGAAGACGTTTATCAAGTGCACGAGAAAAAAACAGATAAGACATTGGTCAAGATTCCCAATTTGCATGATTACTACTCGGACTTGAATACAATTTCGAAAATATCTTCTGATGGACCTTCAAAGTCTTTTGCATACAAGAGGTTGCAATATTTAGAAGCGAAATGGAACATGTATTACTTGTTGAACGAGTTTGAGGAAACAAAACAATCCAAACGTAATCCACACAGAGACTTCTACAATGTCCGTAAAGTTGATACACATATCCACCACTCTGCTTGCATGAACCAGAAGCATTTATTACGGttcattaaatataaattgaagACGGAACCTGACAAGCAAGTCATTTTCAGAGATGGCAAGATTTTGACATTGGCAGAAGTGTTCAAATCGTTGAATTTAACAGCGTACGATTTGTCTATTGATACTTTGGATATGCATGCGCACACCGATACTTTCCAcagatttgataaattcaatttaaagTACAACCCAATAGGCGAGTCCAGATTGAGGGAGATATTTTTGAAGACTGACAACTTTGTTGATGGGAAATATTTGGCAGAAATAACCCAACAAGTTATGGAGGATTTAGAAAGCTCCAAGTatcaaatgaatgaattgaGGATTTCCATTTATGGAAGGTCCATCCATGAGTGGGACAAATTGGCAGCTTGGGTTATTGACAACAAATTATTCAGCCACAATGTTAGATGGTTAATACAAGTGCCAAGATTGTATGATATTTATAAGAAGAATGGCAATGTTAGGTCCTTTCTTGATATTATGAAAAATGTTTTCGAACCATTGTTTGAGGTCTCGCTTAATCCAAAATCACACCCAAAGCTATATGTGTTTTTGCAAAGAGTAGTTGGATTTGACTCCGTTGATGATGAATCCAAGTCTGAAAAACCAATACAATCGCGCAAATATCCGCCGGCCAGTGAATGGAACTCCATTTCCAACCCGCCCTATTCCTATTATTTGTACTATCTTTATGCAAATATTGCCAGCTTGAATAATTTgagaatgaaaaataatatgaATACATTTGTGTTGAGACCACATTGTGGTGAAGCTGGTGATCCAGAGCACTTGATTAGTGCATTTCTAACCTCGTACGGAATTTCGCATGGTATTTTATTGAGAAAAGTGCCATTCATTCAGTACTTGTATTACCTAGACCAGATTGGGTTGGCCATGTCACCGCTTTCTAACAATGCGTTATTTTTGACTTATGATAAGAATCCTTTCTAcaactttttcaaaaagGGGTTGAATGTATCATTGTCCACAGATGACCCATTACAGTTCTCATACACAAAAGAACCTTTGATAGAAGAGTATTCTGTTGCAGCACAAATTTACAAGTTGTCTGGTGTCGACATGTGTGAATTGGCTAGAAACTCGTGTTTACAGAGTGGATGGGAAGCAAATATCAAGAAGCACTGGCTAGGTAAAAACTATATGAAGGGGGGTGTTGAAGGAAATGACATTGAGAAAACCAATGTTCCTGATATCAGAGTGGCATTCAGAGAAGATGCATTGCAATCAGAGAAAAACTTGGTGAAATATTATAATGGATTGCACAGAAAACTGCTGGATGCAAATTCTGCGACGTAAGAGCATAAGGAGTGCTATGCGCATAAAAATgatgtaaaaaaaaaaaaaaaatatctaTCCTGACACACCATACCACATAGAAGAAAAGACAAACATACAACtctataataataattctctAGTACTGTTATTGATAAAGTGAAATAGGTTGTTGGTATAAAATAGAATGAACTTTTTTGTTggggtaaaaaaaaaaaaaaaaaaaagctcTCTATTTGTAtcttttttgaatattgtTAACACGAATTTCTTCTATCCTCTTTTCGAATCTACAGTTTAATAAAAGTATAAGGACTATGGCCACCAAAATAATTCAGCTAAAGGAACCAGTCTTATCACTTCCTAAAGTAGATCTCAAGGCTGTTATGACAATTGCTGGCAGCGATTCGTCAGGAGGAGCTGGGATTGAGGCGGATTTGAAGACATTTAATGCGTTTGGTGTATATGGATTGACTTGTATAGCAGCATTAACTGCTCAGAATACAACCGGTGTTCGAAGATTTGATAAAACTTCACAAAGGCTAATAAAGGAAATTTTAGCAGCTAATTTGGAGGACATGTTGTATGGATACACACGGGAAACTGCCCCTTTGAAAGTAATCAAGACCGGAATGCTCacaaatgaatcaattgccGAATTAATCGATCAAATGCCAAGAATAAACGAGTATAATGTGAAGTTGATTGTGGATCCTGTTATGGTTAGCACATCGGGATCAAAATTATCAGACGACAAAGGCATGAAACTAtgtgttgaaaaattgatgaatcagGCGTTTTTGGTAACACCCAATTTTCCCGAAGCATTGGCATTATATGAGTTGACAAATCGCGTTGATAGAAAAATAACTATACATTCAATGTATGATTTCATTGACTTTGTAATCTCACTACAAAAGTCTTTGGGATGCAAAAACATACTTGTTAAAGGTGGACATATTCCTTTTACCGAAAACAATCAACCAGCAACAGattataacaataataatacccAAATCAGAGATGTATTATATGAAAGCGAACATGAAAGAGTTACAGTCTTTGAATCTACGTATATTGATTCGAAGGATAACCATGGCAGTGGATGCACTTTGGCATCAGCAATTTCAGCTAATATTACCAAGGGTTTGCTGTTGGaagattcaattttgatatCAATCGATTTCATTCATCGTGGAATGATTAGTCTGGAAAATAAGTTAGGCTTTGGTAGTGGTCCGTTGAACCATACAATTGCTCCTGCCCATGTTGCCAGTTCTATTATCAAGACCACAGAAAGTATTGTTGGACAAATGGCAAATCAGTCTGGAAAGTTCTTAGATTACCTTATTAATCATCCAGATGTAAAGAACAATTGGAGAAAGTACACGGAGCACAGGTTTGTCAAAGATCTAGCAGAAAACAATCTTCCATTTAACAAATTCTTGTATTTTCTTAAACAGGATTACCATTACCTAGTGAACTATGCTCAAATGCACGGCCTTGCTGCTTCATTGGCACCAACATATCAGCAAACGCATGCACAAGCAACAATTATCGCTGAAATAGTGGAGGAAATAGAAAGACATAAACAGAAACTTTCAGCAACATACAATATCAATTACGAGActgatttggatttggatttaGAATTATCACCAGGACCCGCCTGCTTGGCATACTGCAACTACTTGCTTGAAGTTGGCAAAAAAGAAGACTTTTTGGGTCTTAAAGTTGCTCTTGCGCCCTGTTTACATGGGTATTCTGAGGCCGCTATTAAAGGTCAAAAAATACGTAGACACCAGGTAAATTTTGGAGTTGttaataaagaagaagctGCAGTATATCAAACTTGGTTAGACGATTACACGTCAGATTGGTACACGCATGCAGAATCAGAAGGAAGAATGGCCCTACAGCtgttgatcaaatcaatgCTGCCAAACGAAAAAAGAGTAGAAGAATTGgttcaaatttttaataaagtCACCTTATTGGAAATTGACTTCTGGAATGAGGTCTTGAATATAgaaaattcttgaaaatcAAGAGGCAAGATacataaatcatttaaactGTGAATAGGAATAACATATTTATGTTTGTGTcacgtttttttttttttttttttttttttttttctcaacGTCTTCTTTCCGATTTCTTTCCTGACTTGTTCTCTCTTgtccaaattttttttatttttgctGTGCTTCGCCCAATTCATTTTCTCGTTTTCCCTTTTCccttttccattttttttttttcccgTGCCATGACTGATTCTCATTTTTCTCGTTGacttttcctttctttgATTCTACCAATAGTTAATTCACCTTAAATTTTGTGTGTTGTTCATTTTTGCCAAATCCCAATTTCACGTAATTAATTAACATTGAGTGATGTATAACCCGtatcagcaacaacaaggtATGGGGTACAATCCCCAACAACAGACTGGGTATGGGTACAATAATTACCAGATGCCTCAGCAACCCCAATTCAACCAACAACCAATGTATCCTCAGGCAACTGGTTTTGTTCCTCAACAGCCTAACCTATATGGATCGAATTTCCAGGCCAGTGGTGCTGGTGGCATGGCTTCACAACAGACTGGATTCACACAACAGCAAACCATTCAACCACAACAAACCGGATACATTCAAACACAGCCTACCGGATTCGGTGGAGCTGCACCAATTGTAACTGAAAATAGCGAGTTGAAAATTCCAAGTATTAGATTGTCGTTCATTTCTGCGGAGGATCAAAAGAAGTTTGAACATTTGTTTCGAACTGCAGTTCCGAAGGGTGAGCAATCCATTAGTGGTGATTCAGCCAGTGGCATTTTATTGAGATCTGGGTTGTCTGCGGTGACATTGGCGGAAATTTGGAATTTGTCTGATCTTGATAAAACTGGATCCTTATTGTTTCCAGAGTTTGCCTTGAGTTTGCATTTATGTAGCATGGCGAAAAGAGGAGAATCATTACCAGGTGTACTTCCAGAAAAGTGGTTAAATGAAGTGAGAAGTTTTGTTGATCAGATCAATTTTACAGTTCCTGATGATCCGTCGAAAATTTTAGCTAACACCCCGTTTGCAAATTTTGCTCCTAAAAGGGAATCGGATTGGTTGGCCCCTCAATCCACTGGATATTTACAGAATCAAATGGCTGCTCCACCAATGACATCTTTTCAGCCACAAGTCACTGGATATGGTGGACAGGGGTTGGTTTCGCAGACAACAGGAGGTGTACCAATGCCATCCACGACATTTGGAAATACTGCCCCCGGATTGACAGCGCAAAGGACAGGTGGTGGCACGTTAATTCCCTTACAACCCCAACAGACCGCTGGCTTGATTCCAGCTCAAAAAACTGGACCTTTAAACCCTCAATCCACTGGGTTTAATCAACCaattttacaacaacaaagaacTGGTGGATTACCTCAACAACTTACCGGCTATCAGAGCCAGCAGTCACAGCAACAAAGAACTGGTGGTTTCCCACAAGTTCGATCTCAACCGACTGGCAGCTTTGTACCACAAACTTCTTTCCAGCAACCTCAACTTGTTTCGCAGAGAACAGGCCCATTACAGGGTCAACCTACTGGTCCATTGCAAGCCCAACCTACTGGTAGACCAGGTGAATGGGGTTTTGTTTCAATGCCAACAGGCGGTATTCCTGGTTTGAATGCAATGCAGCAACATTTTTTGCCAAACACTCAATTACCAACATCCAATTTACATAGTGCTAtggataataaattgaaagaaaatgtCACTTGGGCGATCACTAAACAAGAGAAACAAATTTACGATGGTCTTTTCCAAGCATGGGACAGCCAAAAGAAAGGATATGTTGATTCAAATGTTGCATTAAATGTTTTTACAAAATCTGGTTTGAGTAGATCTGACTTGGAAAGTATTTGGACATTGGTAGATACAGATGACACTggaaaattgaataaaaatcaatttgcCGTAGCAATGCATCTTATTTATCGGAGATTGAA encodes:
- a CDS encoding AMP deaminase, putative (Similar to S. cerevisiae AMD1), producing the protein MTGKSTLSMSLENSHQLDDNENVLYSMSDEDDDYQHHFHQDSDEDELPKSFNSAHFSISEDRFMKDHDLKVKAFEALHNNSSNNNNNSQTQTFSPQSPKLTTIRRRSSIIDMPQRVNNFNPTSPQNKFGQNFATDPNALPEEYPSDELIEFYQNVKKCLDFRHKYLDLSLQTPESSNPKNQPDWKIYPPPPKPTYKSKNRFNQIPRESDDDEEEEFDFNKCEIPNIIDSPYYFGLDDEDVYQVHEKKTDKTLVKIPNLHDYYSDLNTISKISSDGPSKSFAYKRLQYLEAKWNMYYLLNEFEETKQSKRNPHRDFYNVRKVDTHIHHSACMNQKHLLRFIKYKLKTEPDKQVIFRDGKILTLAEVFKSLNLTAYDLSIDTLDMHAHTDTFHRFDKFNLKYNPIGESRLREIFLKTDNFVDGKYLAEITQQVMEDLESSKYQMNELRISIYGRSIHEWDKLAAWVIDNKLFSHNVRWLIQVPRLYDIYKKNGNVRSFLDIMKNVFEPLFEVSLNPKSHPKLYVFLQRVVGFDSVDDESKSEKPIQSRKYPPASEWNSISNPPYSYYLYYLYANIASLNNLRMKNNMNTFVLRPHCGEAGDPEHLISAFLTSYGISHGILLRKVPFIQYLYYLDQIGLAMSPLSNNALFLTYDKNPFYNFFKKGLNVSLSTDDPLQFSYTKEPLIEEYSVAAQIYKLSGVDMCELARNSCLQSGWEANIKKHWLGKNYMKGGVEGNDIEKTNVPDIRVAFREDALQSEKNLVKYYNGLHRKSSDANSAT
- a CDS encoding hmp-phosphate kinase, putative (Similar to S. cerevisiae THI20) gives rise to the protein MATKIIQLKEPVLSLPKVDLKAVMTIAGSDSSGGAGIEADLKTFNAFGVYGLTCIAALTAQNTTGVRRFDKTSQRLIKEILAANLEDMLYGYTRETAPLKVIKTGMLTNESIAELIDQMPRINEYNVKLIVDPVMVSTSGSKLSDDKGMKLCVEKLMNQAFLVTPNFPEALALYELTNRVDRKITIHSMYDFIDFVISLQKSLGCKNILVKGGHIPFTENNQPATDYNNNNTQIRDVLYESEHERVTVFESTYIDSKDNHGSGCTLASAISANITKGLSLEDSILISIDFIHRGMISSENKLGFGSGPLNHTIAPAHVASSIIKTTESIVGQMANQSGKFLDYLINHPDVKNNWRKYTEHRFVKDLAENNLPFNKFLYFLKQDYHYLVNYAQMHGLAASLAPTYQQTHAQATIIAEIVEEIERHKQKLSATYNINYETDLDLDLELSPGPACLAYCNYLLEVGKKEDFLGLKVALAPCLHGYSEAAIKGQKIRRHQVNFGVVNKEEAAVYQTWLDDYTSDWYTHAESEGRMALQSLIKSMSPNEKRVEELVQIFNKVTLLEIDFWNEVLNIENS